In Raphanus sativus cultivar WK10039 unplaced genomic scaffold, ASM80110v3 Scaffold0119, whole genome shotgun sequence, a single genomic region encodes these proteins:
- the LOC108853404 gene encoding CRIB domain-containing protein RIC11-like, producing MTMKMKGIYKSFKSISHIFVEKDIDMEIGYPTEVKHVAHVGWEGSSGSAPAWMSEFKAAVEPLSPRASSFSHATHSNSFLPLSSSTDFDQSSSQPTISDRLRDVPPIPVGISKVHTKSKNRRKKPSSSSPRSKLPSPKSSRSAGLSKYSFKSMTTRLNSNA from the exons ATGACAATGAAGATGAAGGGAATCTACAAAAGCTTCAAATCAATCTCTCATATATTTG TTGAGAAAGACATAGATATGGAAATTGGGTACCCAACAGAAGTAAAGCATGTGGCTCATGTAGGCTGGGAGGGCTCCTCTGGCAGTGCTCCTGCATGG ATGAGTGAATTCAAAGCAGCAGTGGAGCCTTTATCTCCAAGAGCATCATCTTTTAGTCATGCAACACATTCGAATTCTTTCTTGCCCCTTTCTTCATCCACTG aTTTTGATCAGAGCTCAAGCCAACCAACTATATCAGATAGGCTAAGGGATGTGCCACCAATTCCAGTAGGTATATCCAAGGTTCATACTAAGAGCAAGAATAGGAGAAAGAAaccatcttcatcatcaccaAGATCCAAATTACCATCTCCAAAATCTTCAAGATCTGCAGGTTTATCTAAATATTCGTTCAAATCAATGACAACGCGATTGAACTCTAATGCATAA